The following are encoded in a window of Ruficoccus amylovorans genomic DNA:
- a CDS encoding sulfatase family protein: MAKNFVIIYADDLGFGDLACYGASGIPTPNLDRMAAEGLRFTNSYATAATCTPSRYSLLTGSYPWRNPGAKILAGDAPMIITEDEPTLPRILARAGYRSAVVGKWHIGLGEGAIDWNADIRPTPLDVGFDESFIMAATNDRVPCVYVDGRRVANLDPSDPLEVRYAKENPFSEVPTGRTHPELLTTWHSDSQHWDAIVNGVGRIGFCRGGKSAQWDDETMAEVFLERAKGFISRSKEQPFFLYYALHQPHVPRIPSPRFRGATALGPRGDVIAELDWCVGQLLEHLRAEGLDEDTLVIFSSDNGPILDDGYADQARELCGCHRPSGPLRGGKYSVFDGGARVPMILRAPGLAPAGQESAALFSHADLPTSLAVLAGIAPEQAACVDGVDMSAVLTGQDEVGRESLVTEGIGARTVLRHGTWIYIPPHPGPARFADKDTESGFSPEPQLYDLTTDIGQRENLASYCPARVQSLAEELAAIQADTHHAYPHS, translated from the coding sequence ATGGCTAAAAACTTCGTCATCATCTACGCGGACGACCTGGGCTTCGGCGACCTGGCGTGCTATGGCGCTTCCGGTATTCCCACTCCGAATCTCGACCGCATGGCCGCCGAGGGGCTGCGCTTCACCAACAGCTACGCGACGGCTGCGACCTGCACCCCGTCGCGTTACAGCCTGCTGACCGGCTCCTACCCCTGGCGCAATCCCGGGGCGAAGATCCTCGCCGGGGACGCTCCGATGATTATCACGGAGGACGAGCCGACGCTGCCGCGCATCCTCGCTCGCGCGGGCTACCGTTCCGCGGTCGTGGGTAAGTGGCACATTGGGCTGGGTGAGGGGGCGATTGACTGGAACGCCGACATTCGCCCGACGCCGCTGGATGTCGGCTTCGACGAGTCCTTTATCATGGCGGCGACCAATGATCGGGTGCCCTGCGTTTACGTGGATGGCCGCCGCGTGGCCAACCTCGATCCCTCCGACCCGCTGGAGGTTCGTTATGCGAAGGAGAATCCCTTTTCCGAAGTCCCCACCGGGCGGACTCACCCCGAGTTGCTGACTACGTGGCATTCGGACAGCCAGCACTGGGACGCGATTGTCAACGGCGTGGGCCGCATCGGTTTTTGCCGGGGAGGCAAGTCCGCCCAGTGGGATGACGAGACAATGGCCGAGGTTTTCCTCGAACGCGCCAAGGGCTTCATCAGCCGCAGCAAGGAACAGCCCTTCTTCCTTTACTACGCGCTGCACCAGCCGCACGTCCCGCGTATCCCCAGCCCGCGCTTCCGCGGCGCGACGGCGCTCGGCCCGCGCGGGGACGTGATCGCCGAGCTCGACTGGTGTGTGGGGCAGCTTCTCGAGCACTTGCGGGCCGAGGGGCTGGACGAGGATACACTGGTGATCTTTTCCAGCGACAACGGCCCCATCCTCGATGACGGTTATGCGGACCAGGCGCGGGAACTGTGTGGTTGCCATCGTCCGTCCGGTCCCCTGCGTGGGGGTAAGTACAGCGTTTTCGACGGGGGGGCGCGCGTGCCGATGATTCTCCGTGCGCCCGGGCTTGCCCCGGCAGGTCAGGAGTCTGCCGCTCTGTTCAGCCACGCCGACCTTCCGACCAGCCTCGCCGTGTTGGCCGGGATCGCGCCGGAGCAGGCCGCCTGTGTGGACGGGGTGGACATGAGTGCGGTGCTGACCGGGCAGGATGAGGTCGGGCGCGAGTCGCTGGTGACCGAAGGCATCGGCGCTCGCACCGTGCTTCGGCACGGCACCTGGATTTATATTCCTCCACATCCGGGACCGGCCCGTTTTGCCGACAAGGATACGGAGAGCGGTTTCTCGCCCGAGCCGCAACTCTACGACCTGACCACCGACATCGGCCAGCGTGAGAACCTTGCCAGTTACTGCCCGGCGCGGGTGCAATCGCTGGCGGAGGAACTCGCCGCCATCCAGGCCGACACTCACCACGCTTACCCT
- a CDS encoding alpha/beta hydrolase, producing the protein MCVEAVADRVESNIQYRASDLELPADNYQRTICTLDVYVPDGEPGFATIINLHGGGLTEGKKSFPALKGQGIGLVAVGYRLAPQADVPAFLEDAAAAVAWTIENIASYGGDPDKVFLAGYSAGAYLAAMVGMDPQWLAPYGLSPDDLAGIICVSGQMSTHFKVKKLRGDTGPEFRVVVDEYAPLTYASKDLPPVCLIVGDRKIEYKNRVEENELMAVSLRNLGHPLVEFHELPGLNHGTVSGGASKVIPGFVERVLVPEQAP; encoded by the coding sequence ATGTGCGTCGAAGCTGTGGCTGACCGTGTTGAAAGCAATATCCAGTACCGGGCTTCCGACCTGGAACTGCCTGCCGACAATTACCAACGCACGATATGCACGCTCGATGTCTATGTGCCTGATGGTGAGCCGGGCTTTGCCACCATCATCAACCTGCATGGGGGAGGTTTGACCGAGGGGAAAAAATCGTTTCCCGCGCTCAAGGGCCAGGGGATCGGGCTGGTGGCGGTTGGGTATCGCCTTGCCCCGCAGGCAGACGTTCCGGCATTCCTGGAGGATGCGGCAGCCGCCGTTGCCTGGACGATCGAGAATATTGCCTCCTACGGCGGTGACCCTGACAAGGTCTTCCTCGCGGGGTACTCGGCGGGAGCCTACCTGGCGGCGATGGTTGGGATGGATCCGCAGTGGCTCGCCCCCTACGGGCTTTCGCCGGACGATTTGGCCGGGATTATCTGCGTGAGCGGGCAGATGAGCACTCACTTTAAGGTGAAGAAACTCCGGGGAGACACCGGGCCTGAGTTCCGTGTAGTGGTTGATGAATACGCGCCCCTCACCTACGCTTCCAAGGATTTGCCTCCGGTTTGCCTGATTGTCGGTGACCGCAAAATTGAGTACAAAAACCGTGTCGAGGAGAATGAACTCATGGCAGTCAGCCTGCGGAACCTCGGGCACCCCCTGGTCGAATTTCACGAATTGCCGGGGCTCAATCACGGAACCGTCAGCGGCGGAGCGAGCAAGGTGATCCCTGGCTTTGTCGAGCGCGTGCTGGTCCCGGAACAGGCTCCCTGA